A portion of the Pedobacter cryoconitis genome contains these proteins:
- a CDS encoding helix-turn-helix domain-containing protein: MTNSTVITKDIDISLADSFSTAYLIAESFELNQDYKISFNQFLFFKKGKGKIKIDGEDYPISANSLILIAKNQVYSFQANQGLAAYSLCFGDCFWERTPVSANNCKATLFNEASAHQFLQLQKEEAADLSSLFNAILVEFESADYTNKGDVLAAFLKILMIKIANLHALLAKITDQNDHKIYQQFIAFLATDYKVSHDVAFFADKLNISNRKLTALCRKHADKGAKEIIQLQLVVEAKRFLQFSSSSIKEIAAMLNFSNPYQFSHFFKKNTSFPPERYRKQVTGFGM, encoded by the coding sequence ATGACAAATTCAACTGTAATTACAAAAGATATTGATATTTCTTTAGCGGATTCCTTTTCGACTGCTTATTTAATTGCAGAATCTTTTGAGCTGAATCAGGATTATAAGATTAGTTTCAATCAGTTTCTTTTTTTTAAAAAGGGAAAAGGCAAAATAAAGATTGACGGAGAAGATTATCCCATTTCTGCCAACAGCCTGATTTTGATTGCTAAAAATCAAGTTTATTCTTTTCAGGCTAACCAGGGGTTAGCAGCATATAGCCTTTGTTTTGGAGATTGTTTCTGGGAGAGAACACCGGTTAGCGCAAATAATTGTAAGGCCACTTTATTCAATGAGGCCTCAGCACATCAATTTCTGCAACTGCAAAAAGAAGAAGCTGCAGATCTTTCCAGTTTATTTAATGCTATTCTGGTGGAATTTGAATCAGCAGATTATACCAATAAAGGAGATGTTCTTGCTGCATTTCTTAAAATTCTGATGATTAAGATCGCTAACCTGCATGCGTTGCTGGCGAAGATTACCGATCAGAACGACCATAAAATTTACCAGCAATTTATAGCGTTCCTAGCCACTGATTATAAAGTATCACATGATGTGGCTTTCTTTGCTGATAAACTCAATATTTCCAACAGAAAACTGACTGCTTTGTGCAGGAAACATGCTGATAAAGGAGCAAAAGAAATTATTCAGTTGCAATTGGTGGTAGAAGCAAAGCGATTTTTGCAATTCAGTTCCAGCTCAATTAAGGAAATAGCTGCAATGCTGAATTTCTCCAACCCTTACCAGTTTAGTCACTTTTTTAAGAAAAACACTTCTTTCCCACCGGAAAGGTACCGGAAACAAGTGACCGGTTTTGGCATGTGA
- a CDS encoding HD domain-containing protein has product MTVTPPKSVAGIVIPDSKIATQATELLREYGTEFIYNHSLRVFLFSALKGNREKFVYNPELLYVSSVFHDLGLTKKYSSADKRFEVDGANAARDFLKGHGLPKDSLQLVWDTIAFHTTIGIAEYKEPEVALMYSGVGLDVMGEGYEQLSTAHREEIISVFPRTDFKKKIIPVFFSGFEHKTDTTFGNIKADVCAYMVPNFQRKNFCDCILCSPWSE; this is encoded by the coding sequence ATGACAGTTACTCCACCAAAATCTGTTGCCGGAATTGTAATTCCCGACAGTAAAATTGCAACTCAGGCTACCGAATTACTTCGTGAATATGGTACTGAATTTATCTACAACCATTCCTTAAGAGTCTTTCTTTTTTCCGCTTTAAAAGGAAACAGGGAAAAATTTGTTTATAACCCTGAGCTATTATATGTGAGCTCCGTTTTTCATGATCTGGGCTTGACTAAAAAATATTCAAGTGCAGATAAGCGTTTTGAGGTAGACGGTGCGAATGCAGCACGCGATTTCCTTAAAGGTCATGGTTTACCGAAAGATTCTTTACAATTGGTTTGGGATACCATTGCTTTTCATACCACTATTGGCATTGCTGAATACAAAGAACCTGAAGTTGCTTTAATGTATTCTGGTGTTGGTTTAGATGTGATGGGTGAGGGATATGAACAATTAAGTACAGCACATAGAGAAGAGATCATTTCGGTCTTTCCAAGAACAGACTTCAAAAAGAAAATCATTCCGGTTTTCTTCTCTGGTTTTGAACATAAAACAGACACTACTTTTGGGAATATTAAAGCAGATGTATGTGCTTATATGGTTCCGAACTTCCAGCGGAAGAACTTTTGTGACTGTATTTTATGCTCACCCTGGTCTGAATAA
- a CDS encoding VOC family protein, protein MKPPVFLLALCLFAGAVSQSFAQTSATKEPAVLNHIAVYVTDLTKSTAFYEKLLHLQQIQEPFKDGKHIWFTLGAAGQMHLILGAKQTTVHDKNEHLCFSVSSIPDFIQLLDQEKIDYANWPGTAKEPTIRVDGVKQIYFQDPDGHWLEVNDEVKHRK, encoded by the coding sequence ATGAAACCTCCTGTTTTTTTGCTTGCGCTTTGCTTATTTGCAGGCGCTGTAAGTCAATCATTTGCACAAACATCTGCCACAAAAGAACCTGCAGTACTCAATCACATTGCCGTTTATGTGACGGATCTTACAAAAAGTACAGCATTTTATGAAAAACTATTGCACCTCCAGCAAATTCAGGAACCCTTTAAAGACGGTAAACATATATGGTTTACGTTGGGTGCGGCCGGACAAATGCATTTGATACTCGGTGCAAAACAAACCACTGTTCATGATAAAAATGAGCACTTGTGTTTTAGCGTAAGTTCAATCCCTGATTTTATCCAGTTGCTGGATCAGGAGAAAATTGACTATGCCAATTGGCCGGGGACAGCTAAAGAACCGACCATCAGGGTAGATGGCGTGAAGCAAATCTATTTCCAGGATCCTGACGGACACTGGCTTGAAGTAAACGATGAAGTGAAACATAGAAAGTAA
- a CDS encoding GNAT family N-acetyltransferase, with product MENQMIFVRVATLNDIRYAGEIVKETEASAIVRGSGIAKRTPESIAQKMRDGKAVIAVTSSGQWVGFAYFQSYENNKFVSNSGLIVSPAFRNSGVAKAIKERVFKLSRRMYPEAKIISITSGAAIMKMNSALGFEPVTFAEITHDEFFWEGCKSCVNYDILQGKKKCNCLCTAMLFDPGKEQADTTPAEVSRHFPMYFFRS from the coding sequence ATGGAGAATCAAATGATATTCGTGCGTGTTGCCACATTAAATGATATCAGATATGCCGGTGAAATAGTTAAAGAGACCGAAGCCTCAGCAATTGTAAGAGGATCAGGAATTGCGAAACGTACTCCTGAATCTATAGCACAAAAAATGCGTGATGGAAAAGCCGTGATTGCGGTGACCAGCAGCGGACAGTGGGTAGGTTTCGCTTATTTTCAATCCTATGAAAACAATAAGTTCGTTTCTAACTCTGGTTTGATTGTCTCTCCTGCATTCAGGAATTCGGGAGTAGCCAAAGCAATTAAAGAAAGAGTTTTTAAGCTATCCCGAAGAATGTATCCGGAGGCAAAAATCATCAGTATTACCTCGGGGGCAGCAATTATGAAAATGAATTCTGCCCTGGGGTTTGAACCCGTTACTTTCGCTGAGATTACCCATGATGAATTCTTTTGGGAAGGCTGTAAAAGCTGTGTCAACTATGACATTTTACAGGGTAAGAAAAAATGTAACTGTTTGTGTACGGCTATGTTGTTCGATCCCGGAAAAGAACAGGCAGATACTACTCCTGCCGAAGTGTCAAGGCATTTTCCTATGTATTTTTTCAGAAGTTAA
- a CDS encoding amidohydrolase family protein gives MKIDAHQHFWKYDTLRQGWISDEMAVIRRDFLPEHLVGVLQENDIDGCIAVQADQSVEETEFLLQLAASHDFIKGVVGWVDFQAADLQTKLEYYSQFKKLKGFRHILQGETQRDLCLEKSFQDGIALLAPYGFTYDILIHQDQLPFIPAFVARFPDQRFVIDHIAKPGIKEKDIRNWKKDIELVALQENVSCKISGLVTEADLKAWTKEDFIPYLDVVVNAFGKDRIMYGSDWPVCLAAGNYKMVLELMKSYFNSFSTLEQQLFFGGNAIAFYQLNK, from the coding sequence ATGAAGATTGATGCACACCAGCATTTCTGGAAATATGATACTCTGAGACAGGGCTGGATCAGTGATGAAATGGCTGTGATCCGCCGTGACTTTTTACCTGAGCATCTTGTTGGTGTACTTCAGGAAAATGACATAGACGGATGTATCGCTGTTCAGGCAGATCAGTCAGTTGAAGAAACGGAATTTTTGCTGCAGTTAGCTGCCTCGCATGATTTTATCAAAGGGGTCGTTGGGTGGGTAGATTTTCAGGCAGCAGATCTGCAAACAAAACTTGAATATTATAGTCAGTTTAAGAAACTGAAAGGCTTCAGACATATTCTGCAGGGGGAAACACAACGCGATCTTTGTCTGGAAAAATCTTTTCAGGATGGAATTGCTTTATTGGCACCCTATGGATTTACTTATGATATTCTGATTCATCAGGATCAGTTGCCATTTATTCCTGCATTTGTAGCCCGTTTTCCGGATCAGCGTTTTGTAATTGATCATATCGCAAAACCAGGCATCAAAGAAAAAGATATCAGGAATTGGAAAAAGGATATAGAATTGGTTGCTTTGCAGGAGAATGTTTCCTGTAAAATTTCTGGTCTGGTCACAGAAGCAGACCTGAAAGCATGGACAAAGGAAGACTTTATTCCTTACCTTGATGTAGTAGTAAATGCTTTTGGTAAAGACAGGATCATGTATGGGTCGGATTGGCCGGTATGTTTAGCTGCAGGAAATTATAAAATGGTGCTGGAACTAATGAAATCGTATTTTAATTCTTTTTCTACCCTAGAACAGCAGCTTTTTTTTGGAGGAAATGCGATTGCATTTTATCAGTTAAATAAATAA
- a CDS encoding metal-dependent transcriptional regulator: MKKTYSEENYLKTIYHISKSENKVSLKAIADALENNPASVIDMLRKLKEKELITYDKTQGAILTVAGETVALDIIRKHRLWEVFLVEKLNYDWHEVHHIAEQLEHIHDEQLAKKLDDFLGNPAFDPHGDPIPASNGKMPIYANKRLSELEINQAGKVGSVRDTSTPFLKYLKQLNLGLGSKIEVVDKLDFDQSMVIVIDGSAPKTVSSKMTDNILLIID, translated from the coding sequence ATGAAGAAAACCTATTCTGAGGAAAACTATCTGAAAACGATTTATCACATCAGTAAAAGTGAAAACAAGGTCAGTCTTAAGGCCATAGCTGATGCGCTGGAAAACAATCCTGCTTCAGTAATTGATATGCTGAGAAAATTAAAAGAGAAAGAATTAATTACTTATGATAAAACTCAGGGGGCAATTCTAACTGTTGCCGGAGAAACTGTTGCGCTTGATATTATCCGTAAACATAGATTATGGGAAGTCTTTTTAGTAGAAAAACTAAATTACGACTGGCACGAGGTTCATCACATCGCAGAACAGCTAGAGCATATTCATGACGAACAACTGGCAAAAAAACTGGATGACTTTTTAGGAAATCCAGCATTTGACCCGCATGGAGATCCTATTCCTGCTTCCAATGGCAAAATGCCAATCTATGCAAACAAACGTCTGAGCGAATTGGAAATTAACCAGGCAGGTAAAGTGGGCAGCGTAAGAGATACCTCTACCCCATTTTTAAAATACCTGAAACAGCTCAACTTAGGCCTGGGCTCGAAAATAGAAGTGGTGGATAAATTAGATTTCGATCAGTCTATGGTAATTGTTATTGATGGCAGTGCCCCAAAAACAGTATCCAGCAAGATGACTGACAATATCCTGCTGATTATTGATTAA
- the serC gene encoding 3-phosphoserine/phosphohydroxythreonine transaminase — protein sequence MSFLTKYKLKMTIQIKHNFGAGPCILPASVLEQAAEAVKNWDNSGLSILEVSHRSPKFEEVMRKTEQLVRELLEVPEDYAVLFLQGGASTQFSMIPQNFLQKHQKAAYLDAGLFGHKSIKEAKYFGQVDIVGSSAGTSYSRVPEIGAVSKDTAYFHCTSNNTIEGTEMFSFPDLGVPLICDMSSDIFSRVIPISQFDLVYAGAQKNMGPAGMTLVLVKNELLDTVEHPVPSMSDYRIYRDNQSMFNTPPVYSIYVAMLNLQWLKANGGVAEIEKENIAKAALLYAEIERNPLFFGMADQEHRSRVNVCFKMHDLAKEEDFLSFAAERGMVGIKGYRTAGGFRASLYNALRLDSVKALVACMQDYEKQNYGNN from the coding sequence ATGAGTTTCTTAACCAAATATAAATTAAAGATGACGATCCAGATTAAACATAATTTTGGGGCGGGACCATGTATCCTTCCTGCCAGCGTATTGGAACAAGCTGCTGAGGCAGTAAAAAACTGGGATAACAGTGGCCTGTCTATCCTGGAAGTTTCTCACCGCTCTCCAAAATTTGAAGAAGTAATGCGCAAAACAGAACAATTGGTAAGAGAACTTCTGGAGGTACCAGAGGATTATGCAGTCCTGTTTTTACAAGGTGGTGCAAGTACACAATTTTCAATGATCCCACAAAATTTCTTACAGAAACATCAAAAAGCAGCTTACCTGGATGCCGGCTTATTCGGACATAAATCCATTAAAGAAGCAAAGTATTTTGGTCAGGTAGATATCGTTGGCTCTTCCGCCGGCACCAGTTATTCAAGAGTACCTGAAATCGGAGCGGTGAGCAAAGATACCGCGTATTTTCATTGTACATCCAACAATACTATTGAGGGCACAGAAATGTTCAGCTTTCCGGATTTAGGTGTACCGCTGATCTGTGACATGTCTTCAGATATTTTTAGCCGGGTAATTCCGATCAGCCAGTTTGATCTGGTTTATGCCGGTGCACAGAAAAATATGGGCCCTGCAGGAATGACCCTGGTTTTAGTGAAAAATGAATTGCTGGATACAGTAGAACATCCGGTTCCCTCGATGTCTGATTACCGCATTTACCGGGACAACCAAAGTATGTTCAATACACCGCCTGTCTATTCTATTTATGTGGCGATGTTAAATCTTCAATGGTTAAAGGCCAATGGTGGGGTTGCAGAGATTGAAAAAGAGAATATCGCTAAAGCTGCTTTGTTATATGCAGAGATAGAAAGAAATCCGCTGTTTTTTGGAATGGCTGATCAGGAACACCGTTCCAGGGTCAACGTTTGTTTTAAAATGCATGACCTGGCTAAGGAAGAAGATTTTCTGTCATTTGCCGCAGAAAGAGGAATGGTAGGGATCAAAGGCTACCGGACAGCCGGAGGTTTCAGAGCTTCGCTTTACAATGCATTAAGACTAGACTCTGTAAAAGCACTGGTAGCTTGTATGCAAGATTACGAGAAACAGAACTATGGCAACAATTAG
- a CDS encoding M28 family metallopeptidase, with translation MKKTILYLAVAGSCFAACKSGENSQTAASPDSVAIKMINDSSFASHIRVLASDEFQGRKPFTAGETKAINYLKEQFSLLGLKPGNGDSYFQEVPMVELKSAPESKMVFKGAGGEVTAGYLTGFVAATKRVQPEVKLTNSNLVFAGYGIVAPEYKWNDYAGLDVKGKTVVVLINDPGFADSTQFRGKNMTYYGRWTYKFEEAARQGAAGILIIHDTEPAAYPWSVVRSGWSKSKLQAEEKDNNRSRAIVEGWISMDIAKSLLKLGGQSEAIFKAAGKPGFTAVDLKLSTSLTIKNTIKKSISNNVVAIIPGTKRPKENIIYSAHWDHLGIGEKVNGDSIYNGAVDNATGVAALLEIASAFQKSAHKPERSIVFVSFTGEEQGLIGSAYYAKHPVYPVSQTVADINMDMMGIAGKTKDIVVYGYGQSDLEDYAEVSAKKQGRVIVKDPVPSSGLYYRSDHFNFAKVGIPSLFTGSGVDNLQHGRAWGLKQVAEYTKSRYHAPGDSFDAITDRSGMVEDARLLFDMGYRLSNETTYPKWKDGSEFKAIREKK, from the coding sequence ATGAAGAAAACTATCCTTTATTTAGCCGTTGCCGGTTCCTGCTTTGCTGCCTGTAAATCAGGTGAAAATAGCCAGACAGCAGCCTCTCCAGATTCTGTAGCCATTAAAATGATTAATGATTCCAGTTTTGCCAGCCATATTCGTGTTTTAGCTTCGGATGAATTTCAAGGGCGTAAACCGTTCACTGCCGGAGAAACGAAAGCTATCAATTACCTGAAAGAACAATTCAGTTTGCTTGGACTTAAACCTGGAAACGGGGATAGTTATTTTCAGGAAGTACCGATGGTAGAGCTTAAATCTGCTCCTGAAAGTAAAATGGTATTCAAGGGAGCAGGTGGCGAGGTAACAGCAGGTTACCTGACTGGTTTTGTTGCCGCAACCAAAAGGGTACAGCCAGAAGTGAAACTGACGAATTCAAATCTTGTATTTGCAGGTTATGGAATTGTTGCCCCTGAATATAAGTGGAACGATTACGCAGGCCTGGATGTGAAAGGGAAAACTGTAGTCGTGCTGATCAATGATCCTGGATTTGCAGATTCAACGCAATTCAGAGGAAAAAATATGACTTATTATGGTCGCTGGACTTATAAATTTGAAGAAGCTGCCCGTCAGGGAGCGGCTGGTATATTGATTATCCATGATACTGAACCAGCGGCTTATCCGTGGTCTGTAGTGCGTAGTGGCTGGTCAAAATCCAAGTTGCAGGCAGAAGAAAAAGATAACAATAGGTCGAGGGCTATCGTAGAAGGATGGATCAGCATGGACATTGCCAAATCTTTACTGAAGCTTGGTGGTCAGTCCGAAGCTATCTTTAAAGCAGCAGGTAAACCAGGTTTCACAGCGGTAGACTTGAAATTGAGTACTTCATTGACGATTAAGAATACGATTAAAAAATCGATATCAAATAATGTAGTGGCTATCATTCCCGGTACCAAAAGACCAAAAGAAAATATCATTTATTCTGCACACTGGGATCATTTAGGTATTGGCGAGAAAGTGAATGGTGATTCTATTTATAACGGAGCGGTTGATAATGCCACAGGTGTGGCGGCTTTACTGGAAATTGCGTCAGCTTTTCAAAAGTCAGCGCACAAACCTGAACGTTCTATTGTATTTGTCTCTTTTACCGGAGAAGAACAAGGTTTAATAGGCTCAGCGTATTATGCTAAACATCCGGTTTATCCGGTTAGCCAGACGGTTGCTGATATCAATATGGATATGATGGGGATTGCCGGGAAAACAAAGGACATCGTTGTTTATGGTTATGGTCAATCAGATTTAGAAGACTATGCAGAAGTGTCCGCGAAGAAACAAGGCAGAGTGATTGTAAAAGATCCTGTTCCTTCGTCTGGCCTGTATTACCGTTCTGACCATTTTAACTTTGCGAAAGTGGGAATTCCGTCCTTATTTACAGGCTCGGGAGTGGATAACCTGCAGCATGGAAGAGCATGGGGACTAAAACAGGTGGCTGAATATACGAAATCACGTTACCATGCACCTGGTGATAGCTTTGATGCGATTACAGACAGAAGTGGAATGGTAGAAGATGCGCGTTTATTATTTGATATGGGCTATCGCTTAAGCAATGAAACAACCTATCCGAAATGGAAGGATGGTTCTGAATTTAAAGCGATAAGAGAAAAAAAGTAA
- the fucP gene encoding L-fucose:H+ symporter permease, with protein MRKNQFAVVLIISLFFLWGFALNLNPILIPHLKKACQLSDTQSAFIDSASYIAYFLLAIPAGKFMKRFGYKGGIVLGLLLFATGAFLFYPAAITRSYIFFLIALFIIASGLAFLETAANPYITVLGDEKGATQRLNFAQSFNGLASTLAPFLGGMFILSGQTLDAKKEAAMSPEQLNIYLNHEASSVKIPFLIIGAVVLLVAIFLIRTPLPEIEDREGDSASEGSLLKEKNLMLGVTAQFFYVGAQVCVASFFIRFSSQVAGILEKSAAMYLSGALLGFMAGRFIGTFLMQYISPSKLLAIYSVINIVLIFAAVTTTGMTAVYCLLGVEFFMSIMFPTIFSLSIRGLGSRMKEGSSLVIMAIVGGAVFPVIMGKVSDMTNIQTAYIVPAACFAVVFYFALTNLKVKKIKLSTAH; from the coding sequence ATGAGAAAGAATCAATTTGCTGTAGTGCTGATCATCTCCCTGTTTTTTTTGTGGGGCTTTGCACTCAATTTAAATCCTATCCTTATTCCTCATTTAAAGAAAGCGTGCCAGCTTTCTGACACACAATCTGCATTTATAGACTCTGCTTCTTATATCGCTTATTTCCTGCTGGCTATTCCCGCCGGCAAATTCATGAAAAGGTTTGGCTATAAAGGTGGGATTGTATTGGGATTATTGCTATTTGCTACCGGGGCTTTTCTTTTTTATCCCGCAGCAATAACCAGGTCTTATATCTTCTTTTTAATTGCACTATTCATTATAGCCAGTGGGCTCGCTTTCCTGGAAACCGCTGCCAATCCATATATTACAGTACTGGGAGATGAAAAAGGAGCAACCCAGCGCTTAAACTTCGCACAATCTTTCAATGGACTTGCTTCTACGCTGGCGCCTTTTCTAGGAGGAATGTTTATTCTCTCGGGGCAAACGCTGGATGCAAAGAAAGAAGCTGCAATGAGTCCGGAACAGCTGAATATTTATTTAAACCATGAAGCCTCTTCTGTTAAAATACCTTTTTTAATTATTGGGGCCGTGGTCTTACTGGTCGCTATTTTTCTGATCAGGACCCCCTTGCCCGAAATTGAAGACCGTGAGGGAGATTCTGCCAGTGAAGGATCTTTATTAAAGGAAAAAAATCTGATGCTTGGGGTAACTGCCCAGTTTTTCTATGTAGGAGCACAGGTCTGTGTAGCAAGCTTTTTTATCCGGTTCTCCTCACAAGTAGCCGGCATTTTGGAGAAATCTGCAGCAATGTATCTTTCGGGAGCATTACTTGGATTTATGGCCGGCCGGTTTATAGGGACTTTCTTAATGCAGTATATTTCTCCTTCTAAACTGCTGGCAATTTATAGTGTCATTAACATTGTATTGATCTTTGCTGCGGTAACCACTACGGGTATGACGGCGGTATATTGTTTATTGGGTGTGGAGTTTTTTATGTCTATTATGTTCCCTACTATCTTTTCACTGAGTATCCGCGGGCTTGGTTCCAGAATGAAAGAAGGTTCTTCTCTGGTTATTATGGCTATTGTCGGTGGGGCAGTATTTCCTGTGATTATGGGTAAAGTATCAGATATGACCAATATCCAAACTGCTTATATTGTACCAGCTGCGTGTTTTGCTGTTGTTTTCTATTTTGCACTGACTAACCTTAAGGTAAAGAAAATCAAGTTGAGCACCGCACATTAA
- a CDS encoding DUF1015 family protein, which translates to MATIRPFVALRPQEVYLDKMLTLKASPCNGGSNGFIARMLDNGHPENKELTNAHLLANLKKMMLKGDFYQEEHPCIFIYEITKGTHTQTGVWAVTDLDDFDRGHIKTHESTVNCNSYSLMNYRNEVGLEGDPLLLTYRPNRTISLLLNQIKQAEASSVYYSNKIFHRIWRVYDLKAIRELSLCFSALQHVYLADGHHRLVAAAKCRNIESKTSQEAKNFNYISSFYLSSDQLSIKGSHRVIIPADDVYIDQVFRALKKLFSVTKSPRNEPVIPSMPREFGLFMEDKWYRMVYKLVDKNVMPDACLLQQRVFEPLFNIENPETDEQLIAVGGADALSEIQQILAENPAAIAFTLAVMNADQLMDIAQQGIVLPPKSTWIEPKVPFGLLLRKL; encoded by the coding sequence ATGGCAACAATTAGACCTTTCGTCGCTTTAAGACCACAGGAAGTTTATTTAGATAAAATGTTAACCCTCAAAGCCTCTCCCTGTAATGGAGGAAGCAATGGGTTCATTGCCAGGATGCTGGATAACGGACATCCTGAAAATAAAGAACTGACTAACGCGCATTTGCTGGCGAATCTGAAAAAAATGATGCTTAAAGGTGATTTTTACCAGGAAGAGCATCCTTGTATTTTTATTTATGAAATCACAAAGGGTACCCATACCCAAACGGGAGTTTGGGCGGTAACTGATCTGGATGATTTTGACCGCGGACATATCAAGACCCATGAATCTACGGTGAATTGTAATTCCTATAGTTTAATGAACTACCGGAATGAAGTAGGGCTGGAAGGAGATCCTTTACTGTTGACATACCGGCCAAACCGGACCATCAGTTTACTGTTAAATCAAATTAAGCAGGCCGAAGCCAGCTCTGTTTATTATTCCAATAAGATTTTTCACAGAATATGGCGGGTATATGATCTAAAGGCAATCCGCGAGCTGAGTTTATGTTTTTCAGCGTTACAGCATGTATATCTTGCAGATGGTCATCATCGCCTGGTCGCAGCCGCTAAATGCAGGAATATTGAATCTAAAACTTCACAGGAAGCAAAGAATTTTAATTATATCTCTTCTTTTTATCTTTCCAGTGATCAATTGAGTATAAAAGGATCTCACCGGGTTATTATTCCTGCTGACGATGTTTATATCGATCAGGTTTTCAGAGCTTTAAAAAAGCTCTTTTCGGTCACTAAATCACCGCGTAATGAACCTGTAATTCCTTCAATGCCACGTGAATTTGGGTTGTTTATGGAAGATAAATGGTACCGGATGGTTTATAAACTGGTTGATAAGAATGTCATGCCAGATGCTTGTCTTTTGCAGCAAAGGGTATTTGAGCCCTTATTTAATATTGAAAATCCGGAAACCGATGAACAGTTAATTGCGGTAGGTGGTGCTGATGCATTGAGTGAGATCCAGCAGATTTTAGCAGAGAATCCTGCAGCTATTGCTTTTACACTGGCAGTGATGAATGCAGATCAGTTAATGGATATTGCCCAGCAAGGGATTGTTCTTCCTCCAAAATCTACCTGGATAGAACCGAAGGTCCCTTTTGGTTTATTGTTAAGGAAATTATAG
- a CDS encoding M20/M25/M40 family metallo-hydrolase, with translation MTANLIESFLRDNYVFTLRKHNNIWCYNLHFDHTKPTILLNSHHDTVRPTAAYTKNPFEPLVCDGKLYGLGSNDAGGALVSLIATFLHFFKRRDLPFNICLAATAEEENSGEKGLKSILDDLLPVSFAIVGEPTNMQMAIAEKGSMVLDCTAFGRSGHAAREEGDNAIYRALKDIQWFSSYVFPIESRIMGPVKMTVTEVNAGIQHNIVPAECKFTVDVRLTDAYTEKELLHIIQNHTFCEFTVRPGVLKPSCINQLHPIVKTGLSIGRAAYISPTSSDQGWLDMPSVKMGPGESARSHTADEFIYLEEIKEGMDIYVQLLESLFPYLVNNPDSKNQ, from the coding sequence ATGACTGCAAATTTAATTGAATCATTCCTCCGGGACAACTATGTATTTACTTTAAGAAAGCACAATAATATATGGTGTTATAATCTTCATTTCGACCATACCAAGCCTACCATTTTGCTGAATTCGCATCATGATACAGTTCGCCCTACAGCTGCTTATACGAAAAACCCTTTTGAACCCTTAGTTTGTGATGGCAAACTATATGGTTTGGGAAGTAATGATGCAGGAGGGGCATTGGTCTCACTGATCGCAACCTTTCTTCATTTCTTTAAAAGAAGAGATTTGCCTTTCAATATTTGTTTAGCGGCAACGGCCGAAGAAGAGAATTCAGGAGAAAAGGGGCTTAAATCTATATTGGATGATCTGTTGCCTGTTTCTTTTGCGATTGTTGGAGAACCAACCAATATGCAGATGGCCATTGCAGAGAAAGGTTCAATGGTTTTGGATTGTACAGCTTTTGGACGTTCCGGACATGCGGCACGAGAGGAGGGTGATAATGCCATTTACAGGGCGCTAAAAGATATCCAGTGGTTTTCCTCTTATGTATTTCCTATTGAATCCAGAATAATGGGGCCTGTAAAGATGACTGTGACCGAGGTGAACGCTGGTATACAACATAATATAGTGCCTGCAGAATGTAAGTTCACCGTAGATGTCCGGTTAACAGATGCTTATACTGAAAAAGAGCTTTTACATATTATCCAGAACCATACCTTTTGTGAGTTTACAGTTCGTCCGGGAGTATTGAAACCTTCTTGTATCAATCAGTTGCACCCAATTGTTAAAACCGGGCTTTCTATTGGAAGAGCTGCTTATATTTCTCCAACAAGTTCTGATCAGGGCTGGCTGGATATGCCTTCCGTGAAAATGGGGCCTGGGGAATCTGCCCGTTCTCATACAGCAGATGAGTTTATCTACCTGGAAGAAATTAAAGAAGGCATGGATATTTACGTGCAATTACTGGAATCTTTATTTCCTTACCTGGTGAACAATCCAGATTCCAAAAATCAATAA